GATCCTATAAATTGTCGAGGCCACTTTGGGTTCACTTGCATTGCGGCCCGGTGACTCGCTCACCATCCCGAGGATGGCTTTGTCGGTCGGCTTCAACAGATTCGTTTCCTCCACTGCTGCGACCCAAGCTACGGGGGTCTGACTCTTACCCCGGTGGGCTTCATCCCACTGAACACGCCAGCCTTTGCTGGACGCACTGCCGTCCATTAACTCCGCCGACCGACGTTGGGCAGACTGACCTTCCCCCAGAATTGCGCCGCCCAGGTTAAGTATGAAATCTACTAGCCTCGAACCGGACCGGCGGCTCGCCTCGACGGCGTTCGCTGGGAACCGCACAGACCGGCTACCCTAGAACGTCTCTGCGCATCGTCGACATCAGCGCCACCGGTGCGTTGATTGAAACTGAAGCGGCGCTTCCGGTCGGCGACTCAGTCGATCTGGATCTGGAGCTGGGGAACGGCGCCGTTGCGCAGGTTCGGGCTCGGGTCGCTCGGGTGCTGCACCTGCGGTTTCGAATGAACCAAAACCGTGTCTAGGAAATCCGGGGCGATTCAGATCAGATCTGGGCGAGGGAGATCTGCCCCATGAAAGCCATGCAGCGCGGCTAGTAAGATCAAACCAGGTTTTCGAAGAGCCTGCGTCCGAGGATGGGCGATATGCTAACCAGCATCTAACCCACCAACCCATCCACGCGGCCGATCTTGACCCGAATGCGCCCCCAAACCGCAGCGATTTCGACTCGGGGCGACGCGGGGTGTGTGCGGCTACAACTCGCGGCTGGCCGGATTCTCGCACGAGGCGATCATGGTGTCGGGATCATGATATGACCACGAGCCTGACATCACCGGGTTTCCCCGAGGCAACCCGACCGAACCCGTTACCTCAAGACTCCACGTAAAGCTTCGAACCCGCCTTCCGAAACTCCCCCGCCTTGTCCTTCATCCCCTGCTCGACCGCCGCACTCTCCTCGACCTTCTGCGCCTTCGCATATTCACGCACCTGCTGGGTGATCTCCATCGAGCAGAACTTCGGTCCGCACATCGAGCAGAAGTGGGCGACCTTGGCGCCGTCCGCCGGCAACGTCTCGTCGTGGTAACGACGGGCGGTCTCGGGATCCAGTGACAGGTTGAACTGATCTTCCCAGCGGAACTCGAAGCGCGCCTTGGACAGCGCGTCGTCCCACTCCTTGGCGCCGGGGTGGCCCTTGGCCAGGTCCGCGGCGTGGGCGGCGATCTTGTAGGCGATCAACCCTTCCTTCACGTCTTGCTTGTCCGGTAGGCCGAGGTGCTCCTTCGGGGTGACGTAGCAGAGCATCGCGGTGCCGAACCAGCCGATCATCGCCGCGCCGATCGCCGAAGTGATGTGATCGTAGCCCGGAGCGACGTCGGTGGTCAGCGGGCCGAGGGTGTAAAACGGCGCTTCGTGACAGACTTCGAGCTGCCGGTCCATGTTCTCCTTGATCTGGTGCATCGGAACGTGACCGGGTCCCTCGATCATCACCTGGCAGTCGTGTTCCCAGGCGATCTTGGTCAGCTCGCCCAGGGTCTCCAGCTCGGCGAACTGCGCCTGGTCGTTGGCGTCGGCGATCGACCCCGGCCGCAGGCCGTCCCCCAGCGAGAAGCTGACGTCGTATGCCCGCATGATCTCGCAGATCTCGTCGAACTTTGTATAGAGGAAGCTCTCCTGATGATGGGCCAGGCACCACTTGGCCATGATCGAGCCACCGCGGGAGACGATGCCCGTCACCCGCTCGGCGGTCATGGGCACGTAGGCCAGTCTCACACCGGCGTGGATCGTGAAGTAGTCC
This window of the bacterium genome carries:
- a CDS encoding PilZ domain-containing protein, which encodes MGTAQTGYPRTSLRIVDISATGALIETEAALPVGDSVDLDLELGNGAVAQVRARVARVLHLRFRMNQNRV
- the thiC gene encoding phosphomethylpyrimidine synthase ThiC; translation: LYDTSGPYGDPAFEADLDRGLPPLRQGWIDSRADVDRLDGSSSEYRRQREEDPATADIRFPDLRKPLKARSGGRVTQMHYARRGEITPEMEFVAVREGMASEVVRDEVARGRAIIPNNVNHPECEPMAIGRKFLVKINANIGNSAVTSSIEEEVEKMIWATRWGADTVMDLSTGANIHETREWILRNSPVPIGTVPLYQALEKVGGKPEDLTWDLFRDTLIEQAEQGVDYFTIHAGVRLAYVPMTAERVTGIVSRGGSIMAKWCLAHHQESFLYTKFDEICEIMRAYDVSFSLGDGLRPGSIADANDQAQFAELETLGELTKIAWEHDCQVMIEGPGHVPMHQIKENMDRQLEVCHEAPFYTLGPLTTDVAPGYDHITSAIGAAMIGWFGTAMLCYVTPKEHLGLPDKQDVKEGLIAYKIAAHAADLAKGHPGAKEWDDALSKARFEFRWEDQFNLSLDPETARRYHDETLPADGAKVAHFCSMCGPKFCSMEITQQVREYAKAQKVEESAAVEQGMKDKAGEFRKAGSKLYVES